A genomic segment from Xiphophorus maculatus strain JP 163 A chromosome 6, X_maculatus-5.0-male, whole genome shotgun sequence encodes:
- the dhx30 gene encoding putative ATP-dependent RNA helicase DHX30 isoform X1 — protein sequence MALHGALLVRLRELCKVAKCAHTAGKTAFNWSGGMRWHGTKAQKFHEHSASCFNSKPGNGIPHLLKEFPDPKSLLNNTISRSLGVNDLSQLIQYTCTEHAGVKKATVTLLWPSKIKEEGYASKKIDAERFAAAAACLRLRELGVIGPNNQLPKRRAGRISGGLHSHLYDPEENCLTNFPNSRTDELIPPVEDAFNVSEALSLFPQPKSLLTRVIQVATSSSRVRELMHFRTAGGKLKKCELTLLWPENMMFRATAGTRVMAEKKAAALACMKLKELDLLDKDNNPLTHAKYHREKVKEAGERERRPFPLAIPEYLEQPMRDYLTQYPVATEVQKLWENEEARGQQTVNEEEEDEEDYVADAITSRPYRPMSKHQAQCLSRHLQEAWERANPGLSVELPVDAHRQRVVSAVRSSRVVVIAGETGCGKTTRIPRFLLEEQVRDGEGADCNVLVTQPRRISAVSVAHRVAHEMGPLLKHHVGYQVRLESRPPEDSGGSMLFLTVGVLLKKLQSNPTLKGISHVVVDEVHERDVNTDLLLALLRSSLDENPDLRVVLMSATGDNQRLAEYFGGCPIVKVPGFMHPVKDRYLEDVMQEMGRLAKIQNRVELSKEGSDEAAPDLDLVADVIEHIDRRGEPGAVLCFLPGWQDIKIVQQKLEEKPHFSPGSQMIVPLHSSLSVADQQMVFQRPQAGQRKIVLTTNIAETSITIDDIVHVVDTGTHKEQNYDQRTKVSCLDTVWISRSNVTQRKGRAGRCQPGQAYHLFPRKQLEAMTLFPVPEILRTPLESLILQAKIHSPNCKAVDFLSQVLDSPEPQAVRDAVQNLQDIGVLDKTETLTPLGERVACMSCDPRLGKVLVLSAMFRCVLPLLSVAACLTKDPFHNSLQNRTLVNKAKEELSGSSYSDYLVFSRAILGWRKVQHEGNRENRDDYLDRYTLSKGSLRFINGLISQFSDNLQEAELVSRASECQRQTSIYNEHSNQDELLKAILLAGLYPNLIQVKKGIITKGGRFRPKNLALRSLSGPVLLHRSSVNRGKEDLPSRWLTFFSAVKSNGNVFIRDSSAVHPLALLLLTDCDISETVNGDMVEVSFPGRSLVRCEVPVQTWDLLWELRTSIQTMLYRNFNNPGNANISQDGKLISLLVELLNNTKSNPFVEMSGTESEVD from the exons ATGGCGCTACACGGTGCCTTACTCGTGAGGCTAAGAGAGCTTTGCAAAGTGGCCAAATGTGCTCATACAGCAGGAAAAACGGCATTTAACTGGAGCGGAGGAATGCGGTGGCATGGGACAAAAGCGCAGAAGTTTCACGAGCACAGCGCGTCATGTTTCAACAGTAAACCAG GTAATGGTATTCCACATCTTCTGAAGGAGTTTCCGGATCCTAAAAGCCTCCTCAACAACACAATTTCCCGGTCACTAGGAGTGAATGATCTGTCCCAGCTCATCCAGTACACCTGTACGGAACATGCTGGTGTCAAG AAGGCCACTGTCACGCTGCTGTGGCCCAGCAAGATTAAAGAAGAGGGTTATGCTTCCAAGAAAATTGATGCAGAGCGatttgcagctgctgcagcctgcCTCAGACTCAGG gAATTGGGTGTGATTGGTCCTAACAATCAGCTCCCAAAGAGGAGAGCTGGCCGGATAAGCGGAGGGCTACATTCCCATCTTTATGATCCTGAAGAGAACTGTCTGACAAACTTTCCCAACTCCAGAACCGATGAATTGATTCCTCCTGTGGAAGATGCCTTCAATGTCTCTGAAGctctttctctgtttccacAACCTAAATCTCTTCTGACCAGAGTGATCCAGGTGGCCACTTCATCCAGCAGAGTCAGG GAGTTAATGCATTTCAGAACAGCAGgtggaaaactgaaaaagtgcGAGCTGACTCTACTTTGGCCGGAGAACATGATGTTCAGAGCGACGGCGGGTACCCGAGTGATGGCAGAGAAAAAGGCTGCAGCACTTGCCTGCATGAAGCTGAAG GAGCTTGATCTGCTAGATAAAGACAATAATCCACTTACTCATGCAAAGTATCATCGAGAAAAAGTAAAGGaggctggagagagagagaggcgtCCATTCCCACTAGCGATTCCAGAATATTTGGAGCAACCCATGAGAGACTACCTAACACAG TACCCGGTTGCAACAGAAGTACAGAAACTATGGGAGAACGAAGAGGCAAGAGGACAACAGACGGTGaacgaggaggaagaggatgaagaagacTATGTTGCGGATGCTATCACCAGTAGGCCATACAGGCCGATGTCCAAACATCAGGCTCAGTGCCTCAGTCGCCACCTACAGGAGGCATGGGAAAGGGCAAACCCTGGACTCAGCGTGGAGCTGCCTGTCGACGCTCACCGACAGCGCGTGGTCTCAGCCGTGCGCTCCTCCAGGGTGGTTGTGATTGCCGGCGAGACGGGATGTGGAAAGACGACGCGGATCCCACGCTTTCTGCTGGAAGAACAAGTGAGAGACGGGGAGGGCGCAGACTGCAACGTCCTCGTCACACAGCCTCGTCGGATCAGTGCCGTGTCTGTAGCTCATCGAGTCGCTCACGAGATGGGGCCACTTCTGAAACATCATGTCGGATACCAG GTGAGACTTGAGAGCCGCCCTCCTGAGGACAGTGGGGGGTCCATGCTCTTCCTCACTGTGGGCGTCCTACTGAAGAAGCTGCAGTCCAACCCAACCCTGAAAGGAATCAGTCATGTCGTTGTGGACGAGGTTCATGAGCGAGATGTAAACACAGACCTGCTGCTGGCGTTGCTGCGCTCGAGCTTGGACGAGAACCCTGACTTGCGAGTTGTTCTCATGAGCGCCACAGGGGACAACCAGAGGCTGGCAGAGTACTTCGGAGGCTGTCCTATCGTAAAGGTCCCGGGATTCATGCACCCTGTGAAGGACAGGTACCTGGAGGATGTGATGCAGGAGATGGGACGCTTGGCTAAGATCCAAAACAGGGTGGAATTAAGCAAG GAGGGGTCGGACGAGGCCGCACCAGATCTGGACTTAGTAGCTGATGTAATTGAGCACATTGACAGACGTGGAGAGCCAG GTGCGGTGCTGTGTTTCCTCCCTGGGTGGCAGGACATCAAGATAGTTCAACAAAAACTGGAAGAGAAACCTCACTTTTCACCAGGCTCACAAATGATTGTGCCAT tgCACTCAAGCTTATCAGTAGCTGACCAGCAGATGGTGTTCCAGCGTCCCCAAGCTGGACAGAGGAAAATTGTGCTCACCACCAACATAGCGGAGACCTCCATTACAATAGACGATATAGTTCATGTGGTGGATACAGGAACTCACAAGGAACAGAATTATGACCAGCGgacaaag gtttcttgtctggacacagtttggATATCTCGCTCTAATGTCACACAAAGAAAAGGGAGAGCAGGACGTTGTCAGCCGGGGCAGGCGTACCATCTGTTCCCAAGGAAACAGCTGGAAGCCATGACGCTCTTTCCTGTTCCTGAAATCCTGCGCACACCACTGGAGAGTTTAATATTGCAGGCTAAAATCCACAGTCCAAATTGCAAG GCTGTTGACTTCCTGTCCCAAGTACTGGACAGTCCAGAGCCACAAGCTGTGAGAGATGCTGTCCAAAACCTCCAAGATATCG GGGTCCTGGACAAGACGGAAACCCTGACTCCTTTAGGAGAGCGTGTTGCCTGCATGTCATGTGACCCACGGCTGGGCAAAGTCCTCGTCCTGAGTGCCATGTTCAGGTGTGTTCTGCCCCTGTTGTCCGTAGCTGCCTGTCTCACCAAAGACCCATTCCACAACAGCCTGCAGAACAGAACTCTTGTGAATAag GCCAAAGAGGAGCTGAGCGGCTCCAGCTATAGCGACTATCTGGTGTTCAGTCGAGCGATTCTGGGCTGGAGGAAAGTCCAGCATGAGGGGAACAGAGAGAACAGAGATGACTATTTGGACAGATACACTCTGTCTAAAGGCAGTCTCCGATTTATCAATG GTCTCATCTCCCAGTTCAGTGACAACCTGCAGGAAGCAGAGCTGGTTTCCCGTGCCAGTGAGTGCCAGCGGCAGACTTCTATCTACAATGAGCACAGCAACCAGGACGAGCTGCTGAAGGCCATACTGCTGGCTGGGTTGTATCCCAACCTCATTCAG gTAAAGAAAGGCATTATTACCAAAGGGGGGCGCTTTCGTCCCAAAAATCTCGCTCTGCGCTCACTCAGCGGTCCGGTGCTGCTTCACCGCTCCTCAGTGAACAG AGGCAAAGAGGATCTCCCCAGTCGGTGGCTGACCTTTTTCAGTGCGGTCAAGTCTAACGGGAATGTTTTCATCAGGGACTCTTCTGCGGTTCACCCCCTTgccctgctgctgctcactgACTGTGATATTTCAGAGACAG TAAACGGCGACATGGTGGAGGTATCTTTTCCTGGCCGCTCTCTGGTGCGCTGCGAGGTCCCAGTTCAGACATGGGATCTTCTCTGGGAGCTTCGCACCTCCATTCAGACCATGCTCTACCGCAACTTCAACAATCCCGGCAACGCCAACATTTCTCAAGATGGAAAACTCATATCCTTACTTGTAGAGCTGCTGAACAATACAAAGTCAAACCCTTTTGTTGAGATGTCTGGCACAGAAAGTGAAGTAGATTAA
- the dhx30 gene encoding putative ATP-dependent RNA helicase DHX30 isoform X2 → MALHGALLVRLRELCKVAKCAHTAGKTAFNWSGGMRWHGTKAQKFHEHSASCFNSKPGNGIPHLLKEFPDPKSLLNNTISRSLGVNDLSQLIQYTCTEHAGVKKATVTLLWPSKIKEEGYASKKIDAERFAAAAACLRLRELGVIGPNNQLPKRRAGRISGGLHSHLYDPEENCLTNFPNSRTDELIPPVEDAFNVSEALSLFPQPKSLLTRVIQVATSSSRVRELMHFRTAGGKLKKCELTLLWPENMMFRATAGTRVMAEKKAAALACMKLKELDLLDKDNNPLTHAKYHREKVKEAGERERRPFPLAIPEYLEQPMRDYLTQYPVATEVQKLWENEEARGQQTVNEEEEDEEDYVADAITSRPYRPMSKHQAQCLSRHLQEAWERANPGLSVELPVDAHRQRVVSAVRSSRVVVIAGETGCGKTTRIPRFLLEEQVRDGEGADCNVLVTQPRRISAVSVAHRVAHEMGPLLKHHVGYQVRLESRPPEDSGGSMLFLTVGVLLKKLQSNPTLKGISHVVVDEVHERDVNTDLLLALLRSSLDENPDLRVVLMSATGDNQRLAEYFGGCPIVKVPGFMHPVKDRYLEDVMQEMGRLAKIQNRVELSKGSDEAAPDLDLVADVIEHIDRRGEPGAVLCFLPGWQDIKIVQQKLEEKPHFSPGSQMIVPLHSSLSVADQQMVFQRPQAGQRKIVLTTNIAETSITIDDIVHVVDTGTHKEQNYDQRTKVSCLDTVWISRSNVTQRKGRAGRCQPGQAYHLFPRKQLEAMTLFPVPEILRTPLESLILQAKIHSPNCKAVDFLSQVLDSPEPQAVRDAVQNLQDIGVLDKTETLTPLGERVACMSCDPRLGKVLVLSAMFRCVLPLLSVAACLTKDPFHNSLQNRTLVNKAKEELSGSSYSDYLVFSRAILGWRKVQHEGNRENRDDYLDRYTLSKGSLRFINGLISQFSDNLQEAELVSRASECQRQTSIYNEHSNQDELLKAILLAGLYPNLIQVKKGIITKGGRFRPKNLALRSLSGPVLLHRSSVNRGKEDLPSRWLTFFSAVKSNGNVFIRDSSAVHPLALLLLTDCDISETVNGDMVEVSFPGRSLVRCEVPVQTWDLLWELRTSIQTMLYRNFNNPGNANISQDGKLISLLVELLNNTKSNPFVEMSGTESEVD, encoded by the exons ATGGCGCTACACGGTGCCTTACTCGTGAGGCTAAGAGAGCTTTGCAAAGTGGCCAAATGTGCTCATACAGCAGGAAAAACGGCATTTAACTGGAGCGGAGGAATGCGGTGGCATGGGACAAAAGCGCAGAAGTTTCACGAGCACAGCGCGTCATGTTTCAACAGTAAACCAG GTAATGGTATTCCACATCTTCTGAAGGAGTTTCCGGATCCTAAAAGCCTCCTCAACAACACAATTTCCCGGTCACTAGGAGTGAATGATCTGTCCCAGCTCATCCAGTACACCTGTACGGAACATGCTGGTGTCAAG AAGGCCACTGTCACGCTGCTGTGGCCCAGCAAGATTAAAGAAGAGGGTTATGCTTCCAAGAAAATTGATGCAGAGCGatttgcagctgctgcagcctgcCTCAGACTCAGG gAATTGGGTGTGATTGGTCCTAACAATCAGCTCCCAAAGAGGAGAGCTGGCCGGATAAGCGGAGGGCTACATTCCCATCTTTATGATCCTGAAGAGAACTGTCTGACAAACTTTCCCAACTCCAGAACCGATGAATTGATTCCTCCTGTGGAAGATGCCTTCAATGTCTCTGAAGctctttctctgtttccacAACCTAAATCTCTTCTGACCAGAGTGATCCAGGTGGCCACTTCATCCAGCAGAGTCAGG GAGTTAATGCATTTCAGAACAGCAGgtggaaaactgaaaaagtgcGAGCTGACTCTACTTTGGCCGGAGAACATGATGTTCAGAGCGACGGCGGGTACCCGAGTGATGGCAGAGAAAAAGGCTGCAGCACTTGCCTGCATGAAGCTGAAG GAGCTTGATCTGCTAGATAAAGACAATAATCCACTTACTCATGCAAAGTATCATCGAGAAAAAGTAAAGGaggctggagagagagagaggcgtCCATTCCCACTAGCGATTCCAGAATATTTGGAGCAACCCATGAGAGACTACCTAACACAG TACCCGGTTGCAACAGAAGTACAGAAACTATGGGAGAACGAAGAGGCAAGAGGACAACAGACGGTGaacgaggaggaagaggatgaagaagacTATGTTGCGGATGCTATCACCAGTAGGCCATACAGGCCGATGTCCAAACATCAGGCTCAGTGCCTCAGTCGCCACCTACAGGAGGCATGGGAAAGGGCAAACCCTGGACTCAGCGTGGAGCTGCCTGTCGACGCTCACCGACAGCGCGTGGTCTCAGCCGTGCGCTCCTCCAGGGTGGTTGTGATTGCCGGCGAGACGGGATGTGGAAAGACGACGCGGATCCCACGCTTTCTGCTGGAAGAACAAGTGAGAGACGGGGAGGGCGCAGACTGCAACGTCCTCGTCACACAGCCTCGTCGGATCAGTGCCGTGTCTGTAGCTCATCGAGTCGCTCACGAGATGGGGCCACTTCTGAAACATCATGTCGGATACCAG GTGAGACTTGAGAGCCGCCCTCCTGAGGACAGTGGGGGGTCCATGCTCTTCCTCACTGTGGGCGTCCTACTGAAGAAGCTGCAGTCCAACCCAACCCTGAAAGGAATCAGTCATGTCGTTGTGGACGAGGTTCATGAGCGAGATGTAAACACAGACCTGCTGCTGGCGTTGCTGCGCTCGAGCTTGGACGAGAACCCTGACTTGCGAGTTGTTCTCATGAGCGCCACAGGGGACAACCAGAGGCTGGCAGAGTACTTCGGAGGCTGTCCTATCGTAAAGGTCCCGGGATTCATGCACCCTGTGAAGGACAGGTACCTGGAGGATGTGATGCAGGAGATGGGACGCTTGGCTAAGATCCAAAACAGGGTGGAATTAAGCAAG GGGTCGGACGAGGCCGCACCAGATCTGGACTTAGTAGCTGATGTAATTGAGCACATTGACAGACGTGGAGAGCCAG GTGCGGTGCTGTGTTTCCTCCCTGGGTGGCAGGACATCAAGATAGTTCAACAAAAACTGGAAGAGAAACCTCACTTTTCACCAGGCTCACAAATGATTGTGCCAT tgCACTCAAGCTTATCAGTAGCTGACCAGCAGATGGTGTTCCAGCGTCCCCAAGCTGGACAGAGGAAAATTGTGCTCACCACCAACATAGCGGAGACCTCCATTACAATAGACGATATAGTTCATGTGGTGGATACAGGAACTCACAAGGAACAGAATTATGACCAGCGgacaaag gtttcttgtctggacacagtttggATATCTCGCTCTAATGTCACACAAAGAAAAGGGAGAGCAGGACGTTGTCAGCCGGGGCAGGCGTACCATCTGTTCCCAAGGAAACAGCTGGAAGCCATGACGCTCTTTCCTGTTCCTGAAATCCTGCGCACACCACTGGAGAGTTTAATATTGCAGGCTAAAATCCACAGTCCAAATTGCAAG GCTGTTGACTTCCTGTCCCAAGTACTGGACAGTCCAGAGCCACAAGCTGTGAGAGATGCTGTCCAAAACCTCCAAGATATCG GGGTCCTGGACAAGACGGAAACCCTGACTCCTTTAGGAGAGCGTGTTGCCTGCATGTCATGTGACCCACGGCTGGGCAAAGTCCTCGTCCTGAGTGCCATGTTCAGGTGTGTTCTGCCCCTGTTGTCCGTAGCTGCCTGTCTCACCAAAGACCCATTCCACAACAGCCTGCAGAACAGAACTCTTGTGAATAag GCCAAAGAGGAGCTGAGCGGCTCCAGCTATAGCGACTATCTGGTGTTCAGTCGAGCGATTCTGGGCTGGAGGAAAGTCCAGCATGAGGGGAACAGAGAGAACAGAGATGACTATTTGGACAGATACACTCTGTCTAAAGGCAGTCTCCGATTTATCAATG GTCTCATCTCCCAGTTCAGTGACAACCTGCAGGAAGCAGAGCTGGTTTCCCGTGCCAGTGAGTGCCAGCGGCAGACTTCTATCTACAATGAGCACAGCAACCAGGACGAGCTGCTGAAGGCCATACTGCTGGCTGGGTTGTATCCCAACCTCATTCAG gTAAAGAAAGGCATTATTACCAAAGGGGGGCGCTTTCGTCCCAAAAATCTCGCTCTGCGCTCACTCAGCGGTCCGGTGCTGCTTCACCGCTCCTCAGTGAACAG AGGCAAAGAGGATCTCCCCAGTCGGTGGCTGACCTTTTTCAGTGCGGTCAAGTCTAACGGGAATGTTTTCATCAGGGACTCTTCTGCGGTTCACCCCCTTgccctgctgctgctcactgACTGTGATATTTCAGAGACAG TAAACGGCGACATGGTGGAGGTATCTTTTCCTGGCCGCTCTCTGGTGCGCTGCGAGGTCCCAGTTCAGACATGGGATCTTCTCTGGGAGCTTCGCACCTCCATTCAGACCATGCTCTACCGCAACTTCAACAATCCCGGCAACGCCAACATTTCTCAAGATGGAAAACTCATATCCTTACTTGTAGAGCTGCTGAACAATACAAAGTCAAACCCTTTTGTTGAGATGTCTGGCACAGAAAGTGAAGTAGATTAA
- the LOC102216447 gene encoding alanine aminotransferase 2-like produces MSVLQEFSSNVRNIKQMEYFVLFRRTNQIKEELRQGVRKSYREVIDVSWGDPHRAGVKPLSFVRQVLAACLYPQLMDGDKLMVDVKQRAQRLLKTCAGGSVGSYSDAAGIPQIIQSVSEYILRRDGGIPCHPENIYITPGSQWALTNILKVLVNSEASPRTGVLIPVPCHSTTIVSLTALGAVAVPYYLSEERGWALEVETLQQALDSAKGVCNPVALYIINPGNPAGYVQSRKCIQEVIHFAAEKKLFLLADEVYQDCVYGKESEFVSYKRALAEIGAPLSDTVELASFHTASKGLMGECGLRTGYVELVNLDPAVMKYINNLFSTNSCPVLGQVALDVMVNPPQPGDPSYPLYLKETQHIRASLAENVRRVEEVINSFPSFSCQSLEGGAFAFPRVFLPPKAIEKAKEAGLQPDTFYCMRLLEEAGVLFSPGTEYGQMEGTYHISFCIMTPTDTMEEILKRLSTFHKQFMREFA; encoded by the exons ATGTCTGTCCTGCAGGAGTTCAGCTCAAAtgtaagaaatataaaacagatggagtactttgttttgttcaggCGGACCAACCAGATAAAGGAGGAGCTCAGACAG GGAGTAAGAAAGTCCTACAGAGAGGTGATTGATGTCTCCTGGGGTGACCCACACAGGGCAGGTGTGAAACCTCTTTCTTTTGTAAGACAG GTTCTTGCAGCTTGTCTCTACCCTCAGCTTATGGATGGAGACAAGCTGATGGTGGATGTCAAGCAGAGGGCTCAGCGGCTGCTGAAAACATGCGCGGGAGGGAGTGTAG GTTCTTACTCTGACGCAGCAGGAATACCACAAATAATTCAGAGCGTCTCCGAATACATTCTGAGACGGGATGGAGGGATTCCATGTCACCctgaaaacatttacatcacCCCAGGCTCACAGTGGGCACTCACG aacattttaaaggtcTTGGTGAATTCTGAGGCCTCACCCAGAACTGGAGTGCTGATCCCAGTGCCGTGCCACTCCACCACGATTGTATCCCTAACGGCTCTGGGAGCGGTGGCGGTTCCCTATTACCTCAGTGAGGAGCGGGGCTGGGCGCTGGAGGTGGAGACGCTGCAGCAAGCTTTGGACTCTGCAAAGGGAGTTTGCAACCCGGTTGCTCTGTATATCATCAACCCTGGGAACCCAGCCG GTTATGTTCAAAGCAGGAAATGCATTCAAGAGGTGATCCATTTTGCTGCAGAGAAGAAGCTTTTTCTTCTAGCTGATGAG GTGTATCAGGACTGTGTTTATGGGAAGGAAAGTGAGTTTGTCTCTTATAAAAGAGCTCTGGCTGAGATTGGGGCTCCTCTGTCCGACACAGTGGAACTAGCATCCTTCCACACGGCCTCAAAAGGCCTCATGGGAGA GTGTGGTCTACGTACTGGGTACGTTGAGCTTGTGAACCTTGACCCTGCCGTAATGAAGTACATCAACAATCTATTCTCCACCAACTCCTGTCCCGTTTTGGGACAGGTTGCCTTGGATGTGATGGTGAATCCTCCACAACCAGGAGACCCCTCATACCCTCTCTATTTGAAG GAGACACAGCACATCAGGGCCTCGTTAGCTGAAAACGTGAGGAGGGTGGAAGAAGTCATCAACAGCTTCCCTAGTTTTAGCTGCCAATCACTGGAAGGAGGAGCATTTGCATTCCCAAGAGTGTTTCTTCCACCCAAAGCCATTGAGAAAGCCAAG GAGGCTGGACTGCAACCAGACACATTTTACTGCATGAGACTTCTGGAGGAGGCAGGAGTGTTGTTTAGTCCTGGGACTGAATATGGACAAATGGAGGGCACCTACCACATCAG CTTTTGCATCATGACCCCCACAGACACCATGGAAGAAATACTGAAACGTTTGAGCACCTTCCACAAACAGTTTATGAGGGAGTTTGCATGA
- the sharpin gene encoding sharpin isoform X1 — protein sequence MALSSGSWALPAPVPASSQQPACSGPSPAACCSTVLMSVRVSVSHSGIRPLCLPGAGSDSLRLQLSMDPNLAGEFRLALRDTSGNRSVFIAEFDLRSVQYEVKSSRCHEMRLAASPHDCIRFNFRCDREAEAWSTVVISSLREAHRVANINACESDGKHDSEAAVDQRSSTSLTLCEELCSELSKVIEAGDIQAASQHASALARQKAMLTIQPSQKNYTDGEISLSVVVEDASSSCCVTVIVFPYMSVATLKQQVFLEYGFHPRVQRWVIGQCLCSDPRSLASYGVQKDGDTAYLYLISARQARITRQLFQQDLENSLTASALPPGSSLTSQVWRGYSTLPSKLPHNNQAETGGGNNKAGDIKDVLDLEKLQLNDHSKANKMQQTEWACPSCTFINKPSRPGCEICATARPDVQSCIQQEKGRREDRRESGLSRS from the exons ATGGCACTCAGCTCGGGTAGCTGGGCTCTCCCAGCCCCGGTGCCTGCCTCGTCCCAGCAGCCTGCGTGCAGCGGCCCCAGCCCGGCTGCATGCTGCAGCACTGTCCTGATGTCAGTCCGCGTCTCGGTGTCCCACTCCGGGATCAGACCCCTGTGCCTACCTGGAGCGGGCAGCGACTCTCTGCGCCTGCAGCTCAGCATGGACCCGAACCTGGCCGGAGAGTTCCGCCTGGCACTGCGAGATACGAGCGGAAACCGCAGTGTG TTCATTGCAGAGTTTGACCTGCGCTCGGTGCAGTACGAGGTCAAATCCTCTCGTTGCCATGAGATGCGTCTTGCTGCTTCACCTCACGACTGCATCCGCTTCAACTTCCGCTGCGACCGCGAGGCCGAGGCCTGGTCCACCGTGGTGATATCGTCACTGAGAGAGGCGCACAGAG TGGCAAACATAAACGCCTGTGAATCGGACGGGAAACACGACTCCGAAGCAGCGGTGGATCAGAGGAGCTCGACCTCTCTGACGCTCTGTG AGGAGCTGTGTTCGGAGCTCTCCAAAGTGATCGAAGCAGGCGACATTCAGGCTGCCTCCCAGCACGCGTCCGCACTGGCTCGACAAAAAGCGATGCTGACGATACAGCCGTCCCAGAAAAACTACACAGATGGAGAAATCAG TTTATCCGTGGTGGTGGAAGATGCCTCTTCTTCTTGTTGCGTCACAGTTATAGTCTTTCCCTACATGTCTGTAGCTACACTCAAACAACAG GTCTTTCTAGAGTATGGTTTCCATCCTCGTGTGCAGCGCTGGGTGATCGGTCAGTGCCTGTGCTCTGATCCGCGGTCACTGGCTTCCTACGGAGTTCAGAAAGACGGCGATACAGCATACCTGTACCTGATCTCTGCCAGACAAGCTCGCATTACACGGCAGCTGTTCCAGCAGGACCTGGAGAACTCCCTGACGGCTTCGGCGCTGCCCCCCGGAAGCAGCCTCACCTCCCAGGTCTGGAGGGGTTACAGCACACTGCCCTCAAAGCTTCCCCACAACAACCAGG CAGAAACAGGTGGAGGGAATAACAAAGCAGGAGACATCAAAGATGTCCTTGAtttggagaagctgcagctgaacgATCACTCCAAGGCCAATAAGATGCAG CAGACGGAGTGGGCCTGTCCTTCGTGCACTTTCATCAACAAGCCGTCTCGCCCGGGCTGCGAGATCTGTGCCACCGCCAGACCCGACGTGCAGAGCTGCATCCAGCAG GAGAAAGGACGGAGAGAGGATCGCAGAGAGTCTGGTTTGAGCCGCAGCTGA
- the sharpin gene encoding sharpin isoform X2, with protein MALSSGSWALPAPVPASSQQPACSGPSPAACCSTVLMSVRVSVSHSGIRPLCLPGAGSDSLRLQLSMDPNLAGEFRLALRDTSGNRSVFIAEFDLRSVQYEVKSSRCHEMRLAASPHDCIRFNFRCDREAEAWSTVVISSLREAHRVANINACESDGKHDSEAAVDQRSSTSLTLCEELCSELSKVIEAGDIQAASQHASALARQKAMLTIQPSQKNYTDGEISLSVVVEDASSSCCVTVIVFPYMSVATLKQQVFLEYGFHPRVQRWVIGQCLCSDPRSLASYGVQKDGDTAYLYLISARQARITRQLFQQDLENSLTASALPPGSSLTSQVWRGYSTLPSKLPHNNQETGGGNNKAGDIKDVLDLEKLQLNDHSKANKMQQTEWACPSCTFINKPSRPGCEICATARPDVQSCIQQEKGRREDRRESGLSRS; from the exons ATGGCACTCAGCTCGGGTAGCTGGGCTCTCCCAGCCCCGGTGCCTGCCTCGTCCCAGCAGCCTGCGTGCAGCGGCCCCAGCCCGGCTGCATGCTGCAGCACTGTCCTGATGTCAGTCCGCGTCTCGGTGTCCCACTCCGGGATCAGACCCCTGTGCCTACCTGGAGCGGGCAGCGACTCTCTGCGCCTGCAGCTCAGCATGGACCCGAACCTGGCCGGAGAGTTCCGCCTGGCACTGCGAGATACGAGCGGAAACCGCAGTGTG TTCATTGCAGAGTTTGACCTGCGCTCGGTGCAGTACGAGGTCAAATCCTCTCGTTGCCATGAGATGCGTCTTGCTGCTTCACCTCACGACTGCATCCGCTTCAACTTCCGCTGCGACCGCGAGGCCGAGGCCTGGTCCACCGTGGTGATATCGTCACTGAGAGAGGCGCACAGAG TGGCAAACATAAACGCCTGTGAATCGGACGGGAAACACGACTCCGAAGCAGCGGTGGATCAGAGGAGCTCGACCTCTCTGACGCTCTGTG AGGAGCTGTGTTCGGAGCTCTCCAAAGTGATCGAAGCAGGCGACATTCAGGCTGCCTCCCAGCACGCGTCCGCACTGGCTCGACAAAAAGCGATGCTGACGATACAGCCGTCCCAGAAAAACTACACAGATGGAGAAATCAG TTTATCCGTGGTGGTGGAAGATGCCTCTTCTTCTTGTTGCGTCACAGTTATAGTCTTTCCCTACATGTCTGTAGCTACACTCAAACAACAG GTCTTTCTAGAGTATGGTTTCCATCCTCGTGTGCAGCGCTGGGTGATCGGTCAGTGCCTGTGCTCTGATCCGCGGTCACTGGCTTCCTACGGAGTTCAGAAAGACGGCGATACAGCATACCTGTACCTGATCTCTGCCAGACAAGCTCGCATTACACGGCAGCTGTTCCAGCAGGACCTGGAGAACTCCCTGACGGCTTCGGCGCTGCCCCCCGGAAGCAGCCTCACCTCCCAGGTCTGGAGGGGTTACAGCACACTGCCCTCAAAGCTTCCCCACAACAACCAGG AAACAGGTGGAGGGAATAACAAAGCAGGAGACATCAAAGATGTCCTTGAtttggagaagctgcagctgaacgATCACTCCAAGGCCAATAAGATGCAG CAGACGGAGTGGGCCTGTCCTTCGTGCACTTTCATCAACAAGCCGTCTCGCCCGGGCTGCGAGATCTGTGCCACCGCCAGACCCGACGTGCAGAGCTGCATCCAGCAG GAGAAAGGACGGAGAGAGGATCGCAGAGAGTCTGGTTTGAGCCGCAGCTGA